In a single window of the Allobranchiibius huperziae genome:
- a CDS encoding ATP-binding cassette domain-containing protein, translating to MSASSVRPRAAGGEPGAPVQISNLTKTFGSFKAVDDLSFSVEPGRITGFLGPNGAGKTTTLRMTLGLITPTAGTATIGGRKYADLPHPLHTVGAALEATNFHPGRSGRDHLRVIAAAGGFTDKRVDEMLELVGIPAAAKKRAGGYSMGMRQRLGLAAALLGDPQVLILDEPANGLDPEGIRWLRGFLRHLAGEGKTVLISSHMLSEVEQTVDDVVIIANGRFVRQGTIGELRGQARVVVRTPNGDRLTEALRRAGLQVEALPEGRYSVSTDDLIQVGDAAFSAGVPVHELRAERADLEDLFFQLTENTNRNLGPGSDGSTPPNGPRAAEEGAR from the coding sequence GTGTCAGCCAGTTCCGTACGACCGCGTGCCGCAGGGGGCGAACCCGGCGCACCGGTGCAGATCAGCAACCTCACCAAGACGTTCGGCAGCTTCAAGGCCGTCGACGACCTCAGCTTCTCGGTCGAGCCGGGCCGGATCACCGGCTTCCTCGGCCCGAACGGCGCAGGCAAGACCACCACCCTGCGGATGACCCTGGGGCTCATCACCCCCACGGCGGGCACCGCGACGATCGGCGGGCGCAAGTACGCCGACCTGCCCCACCCGCTGCACACGGTGGGCGCCGCCCTTGAGGCCACCAACTTCCACCCCGGCCGCAGCGGGCGGGATCACCTGCGGGTCATCGCCGCCGCCGGCGGGTTCACCGACAAGCGCGTCGACGAGATGCTGGAGCTGGTGGGCATCCCGGCCGCCGCGAAGAAGCGCGCCGGCGGCTACTCGATGGGTATGCGGCAGCGCCTCGGGCTGGCCGCGGCGCTCCTGGGCGACCCTCAGGTCCTGATCCTCGACGAACCCGCGAACGGCCTGGACCCGGAGGGCATCCGGTGGTTGCGCGGCTTCCTGCGCCACCTGGCGGGCGAGGGCAAGACGGTGCTCATCTCCAGTCACATGCTGAGCGAGGTCGAGCAGACCGTCGACGACGTGGTGATCATCGCCAACGGCAGGTTCGTGCGGCAGGGCACCATCGGTGAGTTGCGCGGGCAGGCCCGGGTCGTCGTACGCACGCCGAACGGCGACCGTCTCACCGAGGCGTTGCGCCGGGCCGGGCTGCAGGTCGAGGCACTGCCCGAGGGTCGGTATTCCGTGTCGACCGACGACCTGATCCAGGTGGGCGACGCGGCGTTCTCCGCCGGAGTGCCCGTGCACGAACTACGCGCCGAGCGCGCCGACCTGGAGGACCTGTTCTTCCAGCTGACCGAGAACACCAATCGCAACCTGGGCCCCGGTTCGGACGGCAGCACGCCGCCGAACGGCCCGCGAGCAGCAGAGGAAGGTGCCCGCTGA
- a CDS encoding ABC transporter permease — MGGAIKAEVRKIFTTRLWWGLLIGDVVLGALISFAWAFQIGSDSAKQSSDRQTHLLATANPDSIASVYSAGFIASIAQLFPLALGVILITSEFRHKTWTATVLAQPKRWPITVSKIVSIVVVGIVYGVVYDIASVIGGAITLKSFRSSGLFLTSSQVLQTLALMLLIFTVWTLLGFGFGMLIRNQIAAVFIAVGLAFIGNILFNVLFRLVHWHWAPKFLPGDLTSSILNPGFSDSNSFNWWAGALVLTAYGLVLALVGSGINQRKDVL, encoded by the coding sequence ATGGGCGGCGCGATCAAGGCCGAGGTCCGCAAGATCTTCACCACGCGCCTGTGGTGGGGGCTGCTGATCGGCGACGTCGTCCTCGGTGCGCTGATCTCGTTCGCGTGGGCCTTCCAGATCGGCTCGGACTCCGCGAAGCAGAGCAGCGACCGGCAGACCCATCTGCTCGCGACCGCGAACCCCGACTCCATCGCGTCGGTCTACTCGGCCGGCTTCATCGCCTCGATCGCGCAGCTCTTCCCGCTGGCGCTCGGGGTCATCCTGATCACCTCGGAGTTCCGCCACAAGACGTGGACCGCCACAGTGCTCGCTCAGCCGAAGCGCTGGCCGATCACCGTGTCCAAGATCGTCTCGATCGTCGTGGTGGGAATCGTCTACGGCGTCGTCTACGACATCGCCTCGGTCATCGGCGGCGCCATCACGCTGAAGAGCTTCCGCAGCTCTGGACTGTTCCTCACCAGTAGCCAGGTGCTGCAGACGCTGGCCCTGATGCTGCTGATCTTCACCGTCTGGACCTTGCTGGGCTTCGGCTTCGGGATGCTGATCCGCAATCAGATCGCCGCGGTCTTCATCGCCGTCGGGCTGGCGTTCATCGGCAACATCCTCTTCAACGTGCTGTTCCGGCTCGTGCATTGGCACTGGGCGCCGAAGTTCCTGCCGGGCGACCTCACGAGCTCGATCCTCAACCCGGGCTTCAGCGACTCGAACTCCTTCAACTGGTGGGCCGGCGCGCTCGTCCTGACGGCCTACGGCCTGGTGCTGGCCCTCGTAGGCAGCGGCATCAACCAGCGCAAGGACGTGCTCTGA
- a CDS encoding multifunctional oxoglutarate decarboxylase/oxoglutarate dehydrogenase thiamine pyrophosphate-binding subunit/dihydrolipoyllysine-residue succinyltransferase subunit — protein sequence MSSQSPDPLATFGPNEWLVDDLYQQYLKDKNSVDKAWWSFFADYRPDGGGPASGGQSEGPTSNGASANGASNGSPAKTSASRAPSGASASATPAAVGKDAPRTPAAGPGGPAGAGDGGNAAAKPAADADQAPTPAKDVAAERSKARAKAPSRDPKPDGRPDADHTANGHQAHGSPDPSEAELSNTQPIARDTVNDTVPEAEPVQDTRTPLRGVSARIVSNMEASLDVPTATSVRAVPAKLLIDNRTVVNNHLARSRGGKVSFTHLLGWAIVKALHVVPEMNNALGEDEKGKPVLVQPGHVNFGLAIDLKKDDGSRTLVVPSIKGAEAMNFAQFWSAYEEMVRKARTGALTLEDYAGTTISLTNPGGIGTVHSVPRLMKGAGAIIGAGALDYPAEWSGASLDTLNKNAVSKIMTLTSTYDHRVIQGAVSGEFLRVVSELLLGENDFYDEIFAALKVPYEPIRWVRDIDTSHDDDINKTARVQELIHAYRVRGHLMADTDPLEYKQRRHSDLDVTTHGLTLWDLDRTFPTGGFGGAPFLKLRKILGVLRDSYCRSIGIEYMHIQDPEQRRWIQDRVEVGYQKATTDEQLRILRRLNAAEAFETFLQTKYVGQKRFSLEGGESAIAMMDRILSHAADDDLDEVCIGMPHRGRLNVLANIAGKSYAQIFAEFEGTQDPKSVQGSGDVKYHLGTEGEFTSDTGRKIDVYLAANPSHLEAVDPVLEGIARAKQDRVNLAGSAYTVLPILMHGDAAFAGQGVVAETLNLSQLRGYRTGGTIHLVVNNQVGFTTAPSSSRSSTYSTDVARMVQAPIFHVNGDDPEACVQVAELAYDYRQAFHKDVVIDMICYRRRGHNEGDDPSMTQPLMYHLIEAKRSVRKLYTEALVGRGDITLEHAEDALRDYQKQLERAFTETKAAKQAASQSAPEAPSRSSAGTDAEGHGGLERPSAQEEDDTREDRSGYGTSVSESTLLKIGDTWVNPPEGFTVHPKLQKLMQKRADMVRNGGIDWAMGELAAFGSLLMEGVPVRLAGQDTRRGTFTQRHAVLVDKQNGNEWTPLRYLSDDQAWLWIYDSLLSEFAAMGFEYGYSVERPDALVLWEAQFGDFANGAQTIIDEFISSSEQKWTQRSSVVLLLPHGYEGQGPDHSSARIERFLTLFAEDNMTIAYPSTPASYFHLLRRQAFARPRRPLVVFTPKQLLRLKAAVSEPGDLTTGSFRPVITDAKKLDGDKVTRVLLASARIVYDLEAERERRDDDTTAIVRVEQLAPIPAKEIAEAVAAYPNAELVWVQDEPKNQGAWPFMALNLPEELAQLGEHRGLRVVSRKASASPASGSSKRHQAQLAELLSGSFDR from the coding sequence GTGTCATCCCAGTCTCCCGACCCGCTCGCGACGTTCGGACCGAACGAGTGGCTGGTGGACGATCTGTACCAGCAGTACCTGAAGGACAAGAACTCCGTCGACAAGGCGTGGTGGAGCTTCTTCGCCGACTACCGGCCCGACGGGGGCGGACCCGCCTCCGGTGGACAGAGCGAGGGCCCGACCTCCAACGGTGCGTCCGCGAACGGAGCGTCCAACGGTTCTCCCGCGAAGACCTCGGCGTCGCGAGCGCCGTCCGGTGCCAGTGCGTCCGCCACGCCCGCGGCCGTCGGCAAGGACGCCCCCCGCACGCCCGCGGCAGGTCCCGGCGGGCCCGCCGGAGCGGGTGATGGTGGCAACGCCGCCGCGAAGCCCGCCGCGGACGCCGACCAGGCGCCGACCCCCGCCAAGGACGTCGCCGCCGAGCGGTCCAAGGCCCGCGCCAAGGCACCCTCGCGCGACCCGAAGCCCGACGGCCGCCCCGACGCCGACCACACCGCGAACGGCCACCAGGCCCACGGCTCGCCGGACCCGAGCGAGGCCGAGCTGTCCAACACCCAGCCGATCGCGCGCGACACCGTCAACGACACGGTGCCGGAGGCCGAGCCCGTGCAGGACACCCGCACCCCGTTGCGCGGGGTGTCCGCACGCATCGTCTCCAACATGGAGGCGAGCCTCGACGTCCCGACGGCCACCAGCGTCCGCGCCGTCCCCGCCAAGCTGCTCATCGACAACCGCACGGTCGTCAACAACCACCTGGCTCGCAGCCGGGGCGGCAAGGTCAGCTTCACCCACCTGCTGGGGTGGGCGATCGTCAAGGCGCTGCACGTCGTACCCGAGATGAACAACGCGCTCGGCGAGGACGAGAAGGGCAAGCCGGTCCTGGTGCAGCCCGGGCACGTCAACTTCGGCCTGGCCATCGACCTGAAGAAGGACGACGGCAGCCGCACCCTCGTGGTGCCCAGCATCAAGGGCGCCGAGGCGATGAACTTCGCTCAGTTCTGGAGCGCGTACGAGGAGATGGTGCGCAAGGCGCGTACCGGCGCCCTCACCCTCGAGGACTACGCCGGCACCACCATCAGCCTCACCAACCCGGGCGGCATCGGCACGGTGCACTCGGTGCCGCGGCTGATGAAGGGCGCGGGCGCGATCATCGGCGCAGGCGCGCTGGACTACCCCGCCGAGTGGTCGGGCGCGAGCCTGGACACGCTCAACAAGAACGCCGTCAGCAAGATCATGACGCTCACCTCCACCTACGACCACCGCGTCATCCAGGGCGCCGTCTCCGGTGAGTTCCTGCGCGTCGTGAGCGAGCTGCTGCTCGGCGAGAACGACTTCTACGACGAGATCTTCGCCGCGCTGAAGGTGCCGTACGAGCCGATCCGCTGGGTCCGCGACATCGACACCAGTCACGACGACGACATCAACAAGACCGCCCGGGTGCAGGAGCTGATCCACGCCTACCGGGTGCGAGGCCACCTGATGGCCGACACCGACCCGCTGGAGTACAAGCAGCGCCGGCACTCCGACCTCGACGTCACCACGCACGGTCTGACGCTGTGGGACCTGGACCGCACCTTCCCCACCGGGGGCTTCGGCGGTGCGCCGTTCCTGAAGCTGCGCAAGATCCTCGGCGTCCTGCGCGACTCCTACTGCCGCAGCATCGGCATCGAGTACATGCACATCCAGGACCCCGAGCAGCGGCGCTGGATCCAGGACCGGGTCGAGGTCGGCTACCAGAAGGCCACCACCGACGAGCAGTTGCGAATCCTGCGGCGCCTCAACGCCGCCGAGGCGTTCGAGACCTTCCTGCAGACCAAGTACGTCGGCCAGAAGCGCTTCAGCCTGGAGGGCGGCGAGTCGGCCATCGCGATGATGGACCGGATCCTGTCGCACGCCGCCGACGACGACCTCGACGAGGTCTGCATCGGGATGCCGCACCGCGGCCGGCTCAACGTGCTGGCCAACATCGCCGGCAAGTCCTACGCGCAGATCTTCGCCGAGTTCGAGGGCACCCAGGACCCCAAGTCGGTCCAGGGCTCCGGCGACGTGAAGTACCACCTGGGCACCGAGGGTGAGTTCACCTCCGACACCGGTCGCAAGATCGACGTCTACCTCGCCGCCAACCCCTCCCACCTGGAGGCGGTCGACCCGGTGCTGGAGGGCATCGCCCGCGCCAAGCAGGACCGGGTCAACCTGGCCGGCTCGGCCTACACCGTGCTGCCGATCCTGATGCACGGCGACGCGGCGTTCGCCGGGCAGGGCGTGGTCGCCGAGACCCTCAACCTGTCCCAGCTGCGTGGCTACCGTACGGGCGGCACGATCCACCTGGTCGTCAACAACCAGGTCGGATTCACCACGGCCCCGAGCAGCTCGCGCAGCTCGACGTACAGCACCGACGTCGCCCGGATGGTGCAGGCGCCGATCTTCCACGTCAACGGCGACGACCCCGAGGCCTGCGTGCAGGTCGCGGAGCTCGCCTACGACTACCGGCAGGCGTTCCACAAGGACGTCGTCATCGACATGATCTGCTACCGCCGCCGCGGTCACAACGAGGGTGACGACCCCTCGATGACCCAGCCGCTGATGTACCACCTCATCGAGGCCAAGCGCAGCGTCCGCAAGCTCTACACCGAGGCGCTGGTCGGTCGCGGCGACATCACGCTGGAACACGCCGAGGACGCGCTGCGCGACTACCAGAAGCAGCTGGAGCGGGCGTTCACCGAGACCAAGGCCGCCAAGCAGGCCGCGTCGCAGAGCGCCCCCGAGGCGCCGAGCCGCAGCTCCGCCGGCACCGATGCCGAGGGCCACGGCGGCCTGGAGCGTCCGTCCGCGCAGGAGGAGGACGACACCCGCGAGGACCGCAGCGGTTACGGCACCTCGGTCAGCGAGTCGACCCTGCTGAAGATCGGCGACACCTGGGTCAACCCGCCTGAGGGCTTCACCGTCCACCCGAAGCTGCAGAAGCTGATGCAGAAGCGTGCCGACATGGTGCGCAACGGCGGGATCGACTGGGCCATGGGCGAACTTGCGGCGTTCGGGTCGCTGCTGATGGAGGGTGTGCCCGTCCGGTTGGCCGGCCAGGACACCCGCCGCGGCACGTTCACCCAGCGGCACGCCGTCCTCGTCGACAAGCAGAACGGCAACGAGTGGACCCCCCTGCGCTACCTGTCCGACGACCAGGCGTGGCTGTGGATCTACGACTCGCTGCTGTCGGAGTTCGCGGCCATGGGCTTCGAGTACGGCTACTCGGTGGAGCGGCCCGACGCCCTCGTGCTGTGGGAGGCCCAGTTCGGCGACTTCGCCAACGGCGCCCAGACGATCATTGACGAGTTCATCAGCTCCTCGGAGCAGAAGTGGACCCAGCGCAGCTCGGTCGTGCTGCTGCTGCCGCACGGCTACGAGGGCCAGGGTCCCGACCATTCCTCGGCGCGGATCGAACGGTTCCTCACGCTCTTCGCCGAGGACAACATGACGATCGCCTACCCGTCCACGCCGGCGTCGTACTTCCACCTGCTGCGTCGCCAGGCGTTCGCCCGGCCGCGTCGCCCGCTGGTCGTCTTCACCCCGAAGCAGCTGCTGCGCCTCAAGGCCGCCGTCTCCGAGCCCGGCGACCTGACGACCGGCAGCTTCCGACCCGTGATCACGGACGCCAAGAAACTGGATGGCGACAAGGTGACGCGGGTGCTGCTCGCGTCGGCGCGGATCGTCTACGACCTGGAGGCCGAGCGCGAACGCCGGGACGATGACACCACCGCGATCGTGCGTGTGGAGCAGCTGGCGCCGATCCCCGCCAAGGAGATCGCCGAGGCCGTCGCGGCGTACCCGAACGCCGAGCTGGTCTGGGTGCAGGACGAGCCGAAGAACCAGGGCGCATGGCCGTTCATGGCGCTCAACCTGCCCGAGGAGCTCGCCCAACTCGGCGAGCACCGCGGTCTGCGGGTGGTGAGCCGCAAGGCCTCGGCCTCGCCGGCCTCCGGCTCCAGCAAGCGGCACCAGGCTCAGCTGGCCGAGCTGCTCTCCGGTTCGTTCGACCGCTGA
- a CDS encoding GNAT family N-acetyltransferase — MTLAPDGPTPELPDRWSARPPAEADVAALVGLRAGEQQAARGESHVDEDAVRAEAIGPGSWTRRQLVVTDQDDVVRGWASVHDRAAGRTNIAVFVDRSLPEDVADSVAGQLYSWCRAVAGEVAAERGETRTQLDAGVYDGDAAQTRWLTAAGLTCTRIWLQMSRPVTPDEGEPGAFPPLREGVVVRRVAEHTDGTPVGAELRAVHQILEESFEDHFNSYRESFGEFVQRLREDPGHRWDHWWIATVDIDGTPTPGGALVGTVLPPDDSGIDGSYIDYIGVHRRARGRGVAKGLLHAVIADAASRGRNRVDLEVDADSPTQADGLYLSMGWVTKYRTQSWHRDIDA; from the coding sequence GTGACCCTGGCTCCCGACGGTCCCACACCCGAGCTGCCGGACCGATGGTCCGCGCGTCCGCCCGCCGAGGCGGACGTCGCGGCCCTGGTGGGACTGCGGGCGGGTGAGCAGCAGGCCGCACGCGGCGAGTCGCACGTCGACGAGGACGCCGTGCGGGCCGAGGCCATCGGGCCGGGTTCGTGGACCCGCCGTCAGCTGGTCGTCACCGATCAGGACGACGTCGTCCGGGGCTGGGCCTCGGTGCACGACAGGGCGGCCGGGCGCACCAACATCGCCGTGTTCGTCGACCGGTCCCTGCCGGAGGATGTCGCGGATTCTGTGGCGGGACAGCTGTACTCGTGGTGCAGAGCGGTTGCGGGCGAGGTCGCTGCGGAACGCGGCGAGACCCGCACCCAGCTCGACGCCGGGGTGTACGACGGCGACGCGGCACAGACCCGCTGGCTCACCGCCGCCGGGCTGACCTGCACGCGCATCTGGCTGCAGATGTCGCGGCCGGTGACCCCCGACGAGGGTGAGCCGGGCGCGTTCCCACCGCTGCGCGAGGGTGTCGTCGTACGCCGCGTCGCCGAGCACACCGACGGCACACCGGTCGGCGCCGAGCTGCGCGCCGTGCACCAGATCCTGGAGGAGTCCTTCGAGGACCACTTCAACTCCTACCGGGAGTCCTTCGGGGAGTTCGTACAACGGCTCCGGGAGGACCCCGGACACCGCTGGGACCACTGGTGGATCGCGACGGTCGACATCGACGGCACCCCCACCCCGGGTGGGGCGCTGGTCGGCACCGTGCTCCCGCCGGACGACTCCGGGATCGACGGCAGCTACATCGACTACATCGGGGTGCACAGGCGTGCCCGCGGACGCGGTGTCGCCAAGGGCCTGCTGCACGCGGTGATCGCCGATGCGGCTTCTCGCGGCCGCAACAGGGTCGACCTCGAGGTCGACGCCGACTCCCCCACCCAGGCCGACGGTCTCTACCTCTCGATGGGGTGGGTGACCAAGTACCGCACCCAGTCCTGGCACCGCGACATCGACGCGTAA
- a CDS encoding DUF6104 family protein, with translation MYFTDRGIEELASRRGEDEVSLAWVADQLQAFVDVHPEFEVAVDRLATWLARLDDDE, from the coding sequence GTGTATTTCACCGACCGCGGCATCGAGGAGCTGGCCTCCCGACGCGGCGAGGACGAGGTGAGCCTGGCGTGGGTCGCGGACCAGCTCCAGGCCTTCGTCGACGTACACCCCGAGTTCGAAGTAGCAGTGGATCGGCTCGCGACCTGGCTCGCGCGCCTCGACGACGATGAGTGA
- a CDS encoding GDSL-type esterase/lipase family protein, with amino-acid sequence MTYPTQGSEPHFNPSAEFQVAEGIRAIGLCFVGDSYVAGIGDPKALGWVSRVIARTPQPGVELATYNLGIRGQSSTDVLARWQRECEPRWSQSNERRLVLGLGLHDVLSQMSTARSRLNLANILDDASSGAIATFVVGPPPTLDAELNARLEVLVDAQADVCSRRGVTYVDCFRPLLGHDQWLSDLSAGDGWHPGQAGYGLIAWLVLHAGWQSWLQLD; translated from the coding sequence GTGACCTACCCGACGCAGGGCAGTGAACCCCACTTCAACCCCAGTGCCGAGTTCCAGGTCGCCGAGGGGATCCGGGCCATCGGGCTGTGCTTCGTGGGCGACTCCTACGTGGCCGGGATCGGCGACCCCAAGGCACTCGGCTGGGTGTCGCGGGTCATCGCGCGTACGCCGCAGCCGGGGGTCGAGCTCGCGACGTACAACCTCGGCATCCGCGGGCAGAGCTCCACCGACGTGCTCGCCCGCTGGCAGCGCGAGTGCGAGCCGCGCTGGTCCCAGAGCAACGAGCGCCGCCTGGTGCTCGGGCTGGGGCTGCACGACGTGCTGTCGCAGATGAGCACGGCGCGTTCGCGGCTCAACCTGGCCAACATCCTGGACGACGCCTCCTCCGGCGCCATCGCGACGTTCGTGGTCGGCCCGCCGCCCACCCTCGACGCCGAGCTGAACGCGCGCCTCGAGGTGCTCGTCGATGCCCAGGCCGACGTCTGCTCGCGTCGCGGGGTCACTTACGTCGACTGCTTCCGTCCGCTGCTCGGTCACGACCAGTGGCTGTCCGACCTGTCGGCCGGCGACGGCTGGCACCCCGGCCAGGCGGGGTACGGCCTGATCGCCTGGCTGGTGCTGCACGCGGGCTGGCAGTCCTGGCTGCAGCTCGACTGA
- a CDS encoding zinc-binding dehydrogenase — translation MLAAYAARQDSSDPINALEVGDIEPGATPADWIDVDLQAAALNHHDVFSLRGVGLPQERLPMILGCDGAGTTKDGTRVVIHSVIPSEGWAGDETLDPKRSLLSELYPGTLAERVRIPAANAVPVPDGMPIEHAACISTSWLTAYRMLFVQAGVRPGDTVLVQGAGGGVASAAVQLGSAAGLRMWVTSRDEKRGERAVQLGAEAAFGSGERLPRKADAVLETVGKATWSHSVKSLKPGGTLVIAGTTSGPQPDNAELTRIFFQQMRVQGSTMGTRAELTQLLSFMTSRGIEPAIDSVRPLDQARDAFAEMIGGTAFGKLVLTV, via the coding sequence ATGCTTGCTGCGTACGCCGCCCGTCAGGATTCCTCCGACCCGATCAACGCCCTGGAAGTCGGTGACATCGAGCCCGGGGCCACGCCCGCGGACTGGATCGACGTCGACCTGCAGGCCGCCGCGCTCAACCACCACGACGTCTTCTCCCTGCGCGGCGTCGGACTGCCGCAGGAGCGGCTGCCGATGATCCTCGGCTGCGACGGCGCCGGCACCACGAAGGACGGCACCCGGGTTGTCATCCACTCGGTGATCCCGAGCGAGGGCTGGGCCGGCGACGAGACCCTCGACCCCAAGCGTTCCCTGCTGTCCGAGCTGTACCCCGGCACCCTTGCCGAACGGGTGCGGATCCCGGCCGCGAACGCCGTACCGGTCCCGGACGGGATGCCCATCGAGCACGCCGCGTGCATCTCCACCAGCTGGCTCACCGCGTACCGGATGCTCTTCGTGCAGGCGGGTGTTCGCCCCGGCGACACGGTGCTGGTGCAGGGCGCGGGCGGGGGAGTCGCCAGTGCCGCCGTGCAGCTGGGCTCCGCAGCCGGCCTGCGGATGTGGGTGACCAGCCGCGACGAGAAGCGCGGCGAGCGGGCCGTGCAGCTCGGCGCCGAGGCCGCGTTCGGCAGCGGCGAGCGGCTGCCGCGCAAGGCCGACGCCGTCCTGGAGACGGTGGGCAAGGCGACCTGGTCGCACTCGGTGAAGTCGCTCAAGCCCGGCGGCACGCTGGTGATCGCCGGTACGACGTCCGGCCCGCAGCCGGACAACGCCGAGCTGACCCGGATCTTCTTCCAGCAGATGCGCGTGCAGGGCTCCACCATGGGCACCCGCGCCGAGCTCACTCAGTTGCTGTCCTTCATGACCAGCCGCGGCATTGAGCCGGCCATCGACTCGGTGCGCCCGCTGGATCAGGCCCGCGACGCGTTCGCCGAGATGATCGGCGGCACGGCGTTCGGCAAGCTGGTGCTCACCGTCTGA
- a CDS encoding TetR family transcriptional regulator, translating into MAISRRHPEPQARVRDAERSRAALLDAAQTEFAEKGLAGARVDAIATRAGVNKQLIAYYFGGKRGLYDAVTARRREFVADFDTPDTSLPDLAMRYFYAFADNPDLERIFLRENLDRDPADVVHDPDSAEVADLRRRQESGELAHELDPAFVLLFLEAMTVSGTLFAAEAKRLTGHDPRSSEFRDRAAEQVREIVRRLA; encoded by the coding sequence ATGGCGATATCACGGCGACACCCCGAACCGCAGGCGAGAGTTCGCGACGCCGAACGCAGTCGAGCCGCCCTGCTCGATGCTGCTCAGACCGAATTCGCCGAGAAGGGTCTCGCCGGCGCGCGGGTCGACGCCATCGCGACGAGAGCCGGAGTGAACAAGCAGCTCATCGCCTACTACTTCGGCGGGAAGCGGGGTCTCTACGACGCCGTCACAGCGCGCCGGCGAGAGTTCGTTGCCGATTTCGACACCCCTGATACGTCGCTTCCCGATCTGGCCATGCGCTACTTCTATGCCTTCGCCGACAACCCGGACCTGGAGCGCATCTTCCTGCGCGAGAACCTCGACCGCGACCCTGCCGACGTGGTGCATGATCCCGATTCCGCAGAAGTGGCCGATCTTCGTCGGAGGCAGGAGTCGGGCGAGCTCGCGCACGAGTTGGATCCCGCCTTCGTGCTTCTGTTCCTGGAAGCGATGACGGTCTCCGGCACCCTCTTCGCCGCCGAGGCCAAGCGCCTGACGGGTCATGACCCGAGGTCGTCGGAATTCCGCGACCGCGCCGCAGAGCAGGTACGCGAGATCGTGCGCCGCCTCGCCTGA
- a CDS encoding ATP-binding cassette domain-containing protein yields the protein MEPMLQATGLVKTYGDLRALDGVDLEVPPGQVFALLGPNGAGKTTLVRAIATLTRLDAGTLRVAGHDVRTDGEALRRAIGLAGQFAAVEPALTGRENLRMIARLFGHDRRGARAATERVLEQLGLGDAGSRTVRTYSGGMRRRLDLGASLVGAPKLLLLDEPTTGLDPRSRTELWTALEELVAQGTDIVLTTQYLDEADRLADSIAIIDNGRIVANGTAEDLKSQAGQDLLDVRLERAEDLDRAAELIGGTPTVDHADRRITATVHDGAPEMLARAGRLTDAGIAIADVALRRPSLDDVFLALTGHPTSSTPTSKDAA from the coding sequence ATGGAACCGATGCTGCAGGCCACAGGCCTGGTCAAGACGTACGGCGATCTCCGAGCGCTGGACGGAGTCGATCTCGAGGTGCCGCCGGGCCAGGTGTTCGCTCTTCTGGGGCCGAACGGCGCAGGCAAGACGACTCTGGTGCGGGCCATCGCGACCCTCACGCGACTCGATGCGGGCACCTTGCGGGTCGCGGGCCACGATGTGCGGACCGACGGGGAAGCCTTGCGTCGCGCGATCGGGCTGGCGGGCCAGTTCGCGGCGGTCGAGCCGGCGCTGACCGGGCGGGAGAACCTGCGGATGATCGCGCGGTTGTTCGGACACGACCGCCGGGGAGCGCGCGCAGCCACCGAGCGGGTCCTGGAGCAGCTCGGGCTGGGCGACGCCGGTTCTCGGACGGTACGGACCTATTCCGGTGGTATGCGCCGTCGCCTCGACCTCGGCGCGAGCCTCGTGGGCGCGCCCAAGCTGCTGTTGCTCGACGAACCGACCACGGGACTGGACCCGCGCAGCCGTACCGAACTGTGGACGGCACTGGAGGAACTGGTGGCCCAGGGCACCGACATCGTCCTGACCACCCAATACCTCGATGAAGCGGACCGCCTGGCGGACTCGATCGCCATCATCGACAACGGCCGGATCGTCGCGAACGGAACGGCCGAGGACCTGAAGAGCCAAGCCGGTCAGGACCTGCTCGACGTCCGCCTCGAACGCGCCGAGGACCTCGACCGGGCCGCCGAACTGATAGGCGGCACACCGACCGTCGACCACGCCGACCGACGCATCACCGCGACGGTCCACGACGGTGCACCCGAGATGCTCGCCCGCGCCGGGCGGCTGACCGACGCCGGGATCGCCATCGCCGACGTCGCCCTACGCCGTCCCAGCCTGGACGACGTGTTCCTCGCCCTGACCGGGCACCCGACCTCATCCACCCCCACCTCGAAGGACGCCGCATGA